From Rana temporaria chromosome 7, aRanTem1.1, whole genome shotgun sequence, the proteins below share one genomic window:
- the LOC120946266 gene encoding early nodulin-75-like — translation MDFTAGLHCCARLLSFPSKTSILPIPDLHPSHPRPPSFPCQTSILPMPDFHPSHARLPSFPCQTSILPIPDLHPSHHRLPSFPSQTSILPMPDFHPSHARLPSFPCQTSILPMPDFHPSHPRPPSFPCQTSILPIPDLHPSHTRPPSFPCQTSILPMPDLHPSHARPPPFPSKTSILPMPDFHPSHARPPSFPYQTSIHPMPDLHPSHPRSPSFPSKISILPMPDFHPSHARPPSFPCQTSILPLLDLHPSHTRPPSFPYQTSILPMPDLHPSHARPPSFPYQTSILPMPDLHPSHAKPPSFPCQTSLLSIQDLHPSHARPPSFPSQTSIFPIPGSLLDITTGLYCWI, via the coding sequence ATGGACTTCACCGCTGGACTTCATTGCTGTGCCAGACTTCTCTCCTTCCCATCCAAGACCTCCATCCTTCCCATCCCAGACCTCCATCCTTCCCATCCCAGACCTCCATCCTTCCCATGCCAGACCTCCATCCTTCCCATGCCAGACTTCCATCCTTCCCATGCCAGACTTCCATCCTTCCCATGCCAGACCTCCATCCTTCCCATTCCAGACCTCCATCCTTCCCATCACAGACTTCCATCCTTCCCATCCCAGACCTCCATCCTTCCCATGCCAGACTTCCATCCTTCCCATGCCAGACTTCCATCCTTCCCATGCCAGACTTCCATCCTTCCCATGCCAGACTTCCATCCTTCCCATCCAAGACCTCCATCCTTCCCATGCCAGACCTCCATCCTTCCCATACCAGACCTCCATCCTTCCCATACCAGACCTCCATCCTTCCCATGCCAGACCTCCATCCTTCCCATGCCAGACCTCCATCCTTCCCATGCCAGACCTCCACCCTTCCCGTCCAAGACCTCCATCCTTCCCATGCCAGACTTCCATCCTTCCCATGCCAGACCTCCATCCTTCCCATACCAGACCTCCATCCATCCCATGCCAGACCTCCATCCTTCCCATCCAAGATCTCCATCCTTCCCATCCAAGATCTCCATCCTTCCCATGCCAGACTTCCATCCTTCCCATGCCAGACCTCCATCCTTCCCATGCCAGACCTCCATCCTTCCCTTGTTAGACCTCCATCCTTCCCATACCAGACCTCCATCCTTCCCATACCAGACCTCCATCCTTCCCATGCCAGACCTCCATCCTTCCCATGCCAGACCTCCATCCTTCCCATACCAGACCTCCATCCTTCCCATGCCAGACCTCCATCCTTCCCATGCCAAACCTCCATCCTTCCCATGCCAGACTTCTCTCCTTTCCATCCAAGACCTCCATCCTTCCCATGCCAGACCTCCATCCTTCCCATCACAGACTTCTATCTTTCCCATTCCAGGATCATTGCTGGACATCACCACTGGGCTTTATTGCTGGATATAA